The Lysobacter enzymogenes genome window below encodes:
- a CDS encoding MBL fold metallo-hydrolase, with protein MNATKRLGYAASAGALLLAAAISGCKQAAPAQAEKTQAPAQAQARQEALKLDVFNPGEAAIFAVSSVLVEGEKDAVLIDAQFSAEQARKLAERIKASGKRLTTIYISHGDPDYYFGLDTLQAAFPQARIVATPQTIAHIQATQDDKLKVWGPQLGENAPKRIVLPQPLQGDTLSLEGRELKIVGLDGPTPDRSFVWIPSIKAVVGGIPVLAGEHVWMADTQTPKSHQDWLATLERIKSLQPATVVPGHFAAGAPMDLRAVDFTAGYIRAFDEETARAKDSAGLIAAMKQRYPGLGGESSLELSAKVAKGEMQWK; from the coding sequence ATGAACGCGACCAAGAGACTGGGCTATGCCGCATCGGCGGGCGCGCTGTTGCTCGCCGCCGCGATCTCGGGATGCAAGCAAGCCGCGCCTGCCCAAGCCGAAAAAACCCAGGCTCCCGCGCAAGCGCAAGCCAGACAGGAAGCGCTGAAGCTCGATGTCTTCAACCCGGGCGAGGCGGCGATCTTCGCGGTGTCGTCGGTGCTGGTCGAAGGCGAGAAGGATGCGGTGCTGATCGACGCCCAGTTCTCGGCCGAGCAAGCGCGCAAGCTGGCGGAGCGGATCAAGGCCTCCGGCAAGCGCCTGACGACGATCTACATCAGTCATGGCGATCCGGATTACTACTTCGGCCTGGATACCTTGCAGGCCGCGTTCCCGCAGGCGCGGATCGTGGCGACGCCGCAGACGATCGCGCATATCCAGGCGACCCAGGACGACAAGCTGAAAGTCTGGGGACCGCAGTTGGGCGAGAACGCGCCCAAGCGGATCGTGCTGCCGCAGCCGCTGCAGGGCGATACCTTGTCGCTGGAAGGCCGCGAGCTCAAGATCGTCGGCCTGGATGGCCCGACGCCGGATCGCAGCTTCGTCTGGATCCCGTCGATCAAGGCGGTGGTCGGCGGCATCCCGGTGCTCGCCGGCGAGCACGTGTGGATGGCGGATACGCAGACGCCGAAGTCGCACCAAGACTGGCTGGCGACGCTGGAGCGGATCAAGTCGCTGCAACCGGCCACGGTCGTGCCGGGGCACTTCGCCGCGGGCGCGCCGATGGATCTGCGCGCGGTTGACTTCACCGCCGGCTACATCCGCGCGTTCGACGAGGAAACCGCCAGGGCCAAGGACTCGGCCGGATTGATCGCGGCGATGAAGCAGCGCTATCCCGGCCTGGGCGGCGAAAGTTCGCTGGAGCTCAGCGCCAAGGTCGCCAAGGGCGAGATGCAGTGGAAGTAA
- a CDS encoding alpha/beta hydrolase, giving the protein MLSRSFLLAALLSATAHAGTVLTVPPERPERDRTYVFYLHGRIVEDRGVRPVDTRFGLYDYPGILDALSARGAVVVSAQRPHAADPDEYAGKIVAQIEGLLRAGVPERRIVVVGFSKGGMIATRVSSFLRRPGVRYALLAACWDSQDEPQLRLTGQVLALRETSDDLAGRSCRYLAERSERPVSYREIELSTGKSHGAFYLPQREWLDPVMDWIDAPASTQAPAAAQARD; this is encoded by the coding sequence GTGCTCTCACGTTCATTTCTTCTCGCAGCGCTGCTGAGCGCCACCGCCCACGCCGGCACCGTCCTCACCGTGCCGCCCGAACGGCCCGAGCGCGACCGCACCTACGTCTTCTACCTGCACGGCCGCATCGTCGAGGACCGCGGCGTGCGCCCGGTCGATACGCGTTTCGGGCTGTACGACTATCCCGGCATCCTCGACGCCTTGTCCGCGCGCGGCGCGGTGGTGGTCTCGGCGCAACGGCCGCACGCGGCCGATCCGGACGAATACGCGGGCAAGATCGTCGCCCAGATCGAGGGCCTGCTGCGCGCGGGCGTGCCGGAACGGCGCATCGTCGTCGTCGGATTCTCCAAGGGCGGCATGATCGCCACTCGCGTCTCCAGCTTCCTGCGCCGCCCCGGCGTGCGCTACGCGCTGCTGGCGGCGTGCTGGGACAGCCAGGACGAACCGCAGTTGCGCCTGACCGGGCAAGTGCTGGCGCTGCGCGAAACCAGCGACGACCTCGCCGGGCGCAGCTGCCGCTACCTGGCCGAACGCAGCGAACGGCCGGTGTCGTACCGGGAGATCGAACTGTCGACCGGCAAGTCGCACGGCGCGTTCTACCTGCCGCAGCGCGAATGGCTGGATCCGGTGATGGATTGGATCGACGCGCCGGCGTCGACGCAGGCACCGGCCGCTGCGCAAGCGCGAGACTGA